The Osmia bicornis bicornis chromosome 12, iOsmBic2.1, whole genome shotgun sequence genome contains the following window.
TTAggcattatatatgtataataagtATGTTTagaagaattttatatttgatatATTTGAATACATTCTAATTGCTcttgtataaataattatttcgtaTATCTagtaatattatttacatCAGACGTATTGACAGTTTTCAACACTAAAAATCCGTATATCGATTtcataatatataaaagtgtgAAGTTTCTGGTGCTTGTGATGATTTATTTACAAACTGTTGTCTGTTTGTACGTCGTGTTAACAAACCCTTATTTACACTAACATATCTGTAGCATACTTTTTTCGACTCGGTATCTCATTGTAAAAAGCCGGGATGTCTACTAAATGTGATACAATTGGTCAGTATAACGTTTAACTCACATTAATTTTCTGTCACATGTGCAAAACTCGTTTGcaaacttttatttaaatttacgatgtcaatatattttatagtCATTTTTCGTTACGGCACTTGCGATGTATGTTCGGAATTCGTCACGATCTTCAAACTGAACGTAACATATATCCCAGGTATTGAAGGTtcataacaaatttttaaatttttctaattgtttaataaatgattGGTAAGTTTAGGACGAGAGCTTCGATATAATCGCCCTCATCCACCTCCTGCTAGGTATCTCCAAGGGCAGATGATACGGTATTAGCGTGCGTCAACGCTGTCCATAAAGGGCTATGATCCTCGGGTAATGGCACCGCTGGTTTTGATGGCCGAGGAGACCTGTAAAAATATTCTCAAAATCTTAACATTTATGATGTTAATGCTAGCTGGCACAGACGGTATCTTCTTCAAAGCCCGCATGGATGTATGATTAAAAAATgtgttaaaataattgtagttGGTACCTTGGCGGTACCAAAGCTGGATGCTAATCCGGACTGCTGAGTTCAAGTGCGGTGCTCTGTTCAGGATCCGATCGTTCTTCGACCACGGTGTCTAGCTCTAATGACGGAAAAGCTTTGGACCCTCGATCGCTTCTTAAGGACACCGTTCTCGTTGGTCGATCAATTCCAGCTGCCATAGAAATAAAACGGACAGAGTTGTAACATGCAATCGTAAAACACTCGATTGTCTGTAGAAAAATTCAGTTGATAAAAGAGCATTAAATGCATTCTAAAATAAACATCACATCATCTCAACTATTTGCTTGAATTTCACAATTGTTGTACGCATTGTTATCGTACGATGCAGCTTGCGTTTAAATGTAATTCTATATAAGCTTGCAGAGCAAATATCTGGAAATCAATTACATGCGGCTATGTTAAATGATATGTATTTCATGCTTTTGCATCGAGAGCTGCGTTAAACTACAGCGAAGCTACGCATGAAActcttctttttaattgcaCTGCTAATTTGAAGATCATATTCGTTTGAACAATAAATGCAAGTATcaaattagataaaatgtaagtATTTGTATCGTTTCGAATCGTTTTCACGTGCTTTTTAAATGCTTAAGATTTCAAACTTTCGAGGAAACTTCAATTTAAGTTCTGCGTTAAATATGCAACGGCAGTAGCGGTATGAAACGATTATGCATTAAGTGAAAGAAACTGCTATCCTTTAAACTTCAAACTTTTTctaggaagaaaaagaagcaacAATCAGGTGGATGAGAAGCTTTACCTAAATCCTCTTTGGATGCTGCACTTGACGGGATAATAAAATAACGGacatatatttcaatttcacaGCTATCGTATACATTGATTTAAACGCTagattgtaattaaaatgtatGAAAAACTAAAGAAAACCTACAcagttttctttttcaatttttgaatacTTTCGATGCGAGTTAAGTGTTCCTATCTGCTAAATTAATCTTAGCTTCGCGGATACGATATTTGTACATGAAATATTCTGACGTCGGTGCATGAACTCGGATATTCAGGGCAACATTCAATCTGGTTTAATGCGTTTTCCACTCTCTTTATATACGTATATAACATTCTAGGCTACGATTCCGTGTGTTTGAACTCGGTACGTACATACTCCATTTACAAAAGTGTACATGTACCGATAGGTATTCAAATTCTAAACAGGTATGTGTTCATTCAATGTTGCCTGGCTATGGAAAGGTAACCGCGAAAACGCTGGTTGTTATTCAAAGGGTTGAAGGTGCTAAAATACAAATGTTTCGTGACCTCCATTCATTTTTGTTGCACAATACAGGGTGCGATATAACACGCGGAACCCACTTAAGCGACGAATGGAGTGTACGAACATAACGATCAAAATATTACGCAAACATATTTCTTGTTTCTCCTTGTTTTCGAGTTATGTAGGTCCATATTTACAGAAACTTCATGTATCGTGTTCATGGTCCCATATGTCATGCACTCGTAGATCGTACAACAAGAAACACTTCGCTCGAACCTGTATGCATTTCAATTGCAAACAGAATAGCAGCATTGTGTCgtgctttttttctttcaatacaGCTGGAAAAATGGGTTAAGTACTTAGAAGGTTAAACTATAGAGTAGGAACTCACCTAAGCGATGAACAGGGCTGAAACGAACCAAGCTCAAAGCACCGTGATCCAAATCACAGTTTCTTCTCCTGGCTCGTTCCCTCGCAAGTTTAGCCCTTCTTCTCAGGCAACAGATAACCATCAGCGCCAACAATGGAAATCCAAGAATACAAGATACTATTGGGATGATGATACTCTCCGGAGTTACTGAAAAATCACCTAAATGTACGTATACTGTTCGAAAGGAAGTTTCATTGTTCTCAATGTCGAGATAGTTCTTCAAGCTAAACTTGCTTCATAAAGCAACTGGAGTAGCGAGTAGGatagtttatcattttgtGAAACCGAGATATTCTACAGTCGAACGACTGTGGCGAATCTTGCAAAACAAGGAAGCAAGAAGTGATATTCCACGCAAGAGAATGGAAACTATTCCAGTGCTTCGTTTTGACTCGGTAAAGCAACTCtgaaagttaaaaaaattcgACTAATTTGATCTCACCTGTAGGATAAACTAGAATCGTTGGTCTCTTAGATTGTGGAATTGTAGGCATTGTTGGTCGACCCGCTCTCACCTCGACCGACATTTTGCATTTAATCTGGAACAAAATTAGTTTTCAGAAGTAATTACACTGCTAATTAAGGCTGCATTGCGTTGCAGAAATTGTGCGAAGTCGACGATCGAGTTATCAGATTTTCGTGTTTCATTGCGAAACCAATTTTGAAATCCTACCGATTGCCACTGTTCGCTATAGCCTCCAAAACAGTTTACCACCCGTGGTGCTTTATTTAGTGTGGAGAAAAAGTCAAAGCATCCTTTGATGTATCACGGTTTTCTAGTTCCACGttcgttttccttttttcttcgcTTTTTCTGGACCCGGTTTTTCGATAAAACAGCGAGGTCGAGGCAACGACCGCAGGCAACAACGCTGTACACCAAAGCTTCTACATTGAAGTCTCTCCTGGTTGTAATTACCCGTCttggttttctttttcttctttcctttacAGTGAACGAATTTCTCCTTTAATTGCTATTTGTATTGTAGTAAATAAAGTTTCAGCGAAACAATGTATAGAGGGTGTTCAGTTAGAGGTGAGCATTTGTTGGAAAGAGAGATGGTAGCtcgggtgattctgaacaacttttttcttTACCAAAATGCTCGTTAAAGCttagtttttaaattattaatgaaaaacacaGACCGATCAGAGCGCGCGTAGTGCGCATGCGCGGTCGCGGAAGCGTCAGCTACGATCCGACGTGCCGAGTAGTTTGTTCGCGACTACGCTCTAACGCGGTTCTCGTAGCTGTCACTCTCGCGTCCAAGCCTGCGTGCTACACGTGCCCTGATCAGTCggtgtttttcattaataattaaaaaacaaaacctTAACGAGTATTTTGACGAAGGTGTGATttaatgtaaaattgaaatataccGCAAagtttttgatatttttaattttgcgcgcCAGGTGGTGCGCAGCTTTGCCGCCAATTTTACTGCGCATCTGTAGTGCGCAGAGATTAGTGCGCGTCTAAAATGGCCGGTCACGTGCGCGGTATGTATAAAGCGAAGTACGGTTACAAGATTATCTCGTTGCAAAGTAAATATTTCGCGAGCATTCGACGCGATCGAGTCCGGATATCGTAAACATAAACATCGTCGATCGTGGAGAGGTTGTGATTCAGTGAAACAGTGCGTGGAATGAACGAGGAACAGTGAACTGCTTCTTGGCGTCCTGTCATTGTCGCTGGACCACTACGACGCAATATGAGGGGTAAGTAAATAATCTTCAGTATTAAAAAGTGAATATGTACTACGAAAAGACTTATTCGCTATTCGGAGATTGGAATTCGTCTTGTCAGGGTACATATAAGAGCGTCCATAAATATGCGAATATTAACCTTTCGATAGGACCCGGAATCACGTTATTTGCTCTGTTCCCTTTGTCTTTGTGACACTCTTTTTGCTGATTCTACTGTTCTTTCCTTTCTCCGCGCTTAGAAAAGCAATAATCCTCGGCGTGTTGGCGTGAATATTGAGATAGACTAGAAAtgtctctctctttttctctgtaAAGAAAGTTTTCACAGTTTCATTGCTATTGAATACTCCCATTGGGAATATTACTAGGGAAATTTAATTCGTAGTGGCGACGAGTTGCAGTGAGGTTAGTTAACTCTAGTTCAATAGCATGCTAAGTAACAATTAGTACGTATACGTACAGGACcggattaagatttctgggGCCCCTGGGTTATCAAATTTTCGAAGGTCCCGTAGATAAACTttattcaaaatcaaattaaatagCATTTAGTTTCGCTTAATACCTTTTATGATACTAAATTGAAGACTTATAACGGGGCCTTCAAAGCTCAGAAgtaaattaatgtaataaaaaacattaaaaatttaactTCCTTAAACGAGGAAGATGGCTTGAAATGGAGCACTGTACAGTAGTCTCTTTGGAAGTGAGATTGGTTCCACCCAATACCAAGGCGAGCTTAATTTCCTCAGCTAAGGTGGCCTGGGTAGCTCGTTAGCTCTCAAACAGAGCCTTTGGAACGACTCGTTTCCGAGACGCATCAGATGCTCGTATTTCCTCCTTTCTTTCAttccttttctattttttatctCGCTATCGTATCGAATATTGCCTCTATAAATTATCCTTGCGTACTCTAGCGAACATCGATGTTCAATATTTCTTGCATTTtatatcaaatttaatttttaaacatgtCGGATCTGCAGTTATTtggaattagaaaaatatatactatCTCCGCGATTAATCCTATCGTTACATTATCTTAGCTATAGAGCCTATCCTGTCGAAGGACGCTTTGTGACGAGAATAGTTTGACCCACTTTTCCATTAGGCGTGTCTCGTGCATTCGTGACCACGAGCATGTTCTCCAAGAAAGCTCGGATAAGTTGCATTCCCCCAAAAACGTGTTTAACAGCCAGCGTAGCCAGGACAAACGCGAAACTCGTTTAACCGACAGGATGTCAGGCTGAAAGTCTTGGCATCCCTCCAACGTATTGGCCACAatttttcctttcatccctcGTCGAGACCTCGTTCGGGCTTCCCGAAGCCAGCTGGTGACGTACGAGCTGAAATTTACCTGCAGTAAATTCGCTTGGTCCGGAAAATTTCAAATCGTTTTCAACCGATATCGAAGTTTCTCCGGTATCCTTGTACAAAATATACATACCAATTTCTGCTCGGTATATTTACTTGAATTGAATAAATTCGTAACGTCAAATCATCGAATGTCTCGACAAACGAGAATCGACTTCACCCTCGGAAACGTTGCTTAAAAGGTCAAAGACGACGTTACACGTTCTTGAGATTTCGCGGTAGATTACTTCAGTTACAAGGACAGACACGATAACGGCGAGAAGACGAGTTTCGAACAGCATGGTAGAACG
Protein-coding sequences here:
- the LOC114873246 gene encoding uncharacterized protein LOC114873246, which produces MSVEVRAGRPTMPTIPQSKRPTILVYPTVTPESIIIPIVSCILGFPLLALMVICCLRRRAKLARERARRRNCDLDHGALSLVRFSPVHRLASKEDLAGIDRPTRTVSLRSDRGSKAFPSLELDTVVEERSDPEQSTALELSSPD